A single genomic interval of Dysidea avara chromosome 8, odDysAvar1.4, whole genome shotgun sequence harbors:
- the LOC136265089 gene encoding uncharacterized protein gives MEFTDPPHNYKILTDPSVTLYGNHGQVHQLTIVQKDLICGIQGLPDRLEAVSKLGWVESLEIGSVVYVSLPSTNSPQKATVQYIGDVNGKIGTRFGLKLTKKKKEGSSSTIGGMEYFKCPPGNAAFVTMDKLNK, from the exons ATGGAGTTTACTGACCCTCCTCATAACTACAAGATCTTAACAGACCCTTCTGTTACACTATATGGGAATCATGGCCAGGTACATCAGTTGACAATAGTTCAGAAAGACTTGATATGTGGAATACAAGGTTTACCTGATCGGCTTGAGGCAGTCTCCAAGTTGGGTTGGGTGGAGTCTCTTGAAATTGGGTCAGTAGTTTATGTTTCTCTTCCATCTACTAATAGTCCCCAAAAAGCTACTGTCCAGTACATTGGAGATGTAAATGGTAAAATTGGTACAAGATTTGGATTAAAGTTAACG AAAAAGAAGAAAGAGGGCAGTAGTAGTACTATTGGTGGGATGGAATATTTCAAGTGTCCTCCTGGTAATGCTGCATTTGTAACAATGGACAAGCTAAATAAGTGA